A genomic region of Exiguobacterium sp. Helios contains the following coding sequences:
- a CDS encoding metallophosphoesterase family protein yields the protein MQYALITDLHSSLSDTRAVLTDIQQTAPQAVVFSLGDVHECHIGKKRAKRYTFEEIEQIVTLDPDFLKLLFFETLLGNQEERLFSLIPAGISSYLDQLRMSERTKQITSALFIHGDQLKWSYDLTPDTSAYPDRLLFFGHSHVHGLFKEGKRLAIHHDIPISIKRGRYAINVGPVLVEREWLLYDTTAETITFHQVK from the coding sequence ATGCAGTATGCACTCATCACGGATTTGCACAGTTCACTATCCGATACACGTGCTGTGTTGACAGATATTCAACAGACGGCTCCGCAAGCCGTTGTCTTTTCGCTTGGGGATGTCCATGAGTGTCACATCGGAAAAAAGCGGGCCAAACGGTATACGTTTGAAGAAATCGAACAAATCGTGACGCTTGATCCGGATTTTTTGAAATTGCTTTTTTTTGAGACATTGCTTGGAAACCAGGAAGAACGCTTGTTTTCATTGATTCCAGCAGGGATATCCAGTTATCTCGATCAGCTGCGCATGTCGGAACGGACAAAACAAATCACGTCCGCTTTGTTCATTCATGGTGACCAATTGAAATGGAGCTATGATCTGACGCCCGATACATCCGCTTATCCCGACCGACTCTTATTTTTTGGACACAGTCATGTGCACGGACTATTCAAAGAGGGCAAACGTCTAGCGATTCATCATGATATCCCGATTTCCATCAAACGTGGCCGTTACGCCATCAACGTCGGACCGGTTCTGGTCGAACGCGAATGGTTACTATACGATACGACTGCCGAAACCATCACCTTTCATCAAGTCAAATGA
- the argS gene encoding arginine--tRNA ligase — protein sequence MSYKQQYAQVLHDVIGDALSQEEIEQLIEQPKHEDHGDLAFPCFQLAKAFRKAPMMIATELAEKIDNSLFSNVQAAGPYVNVFLNREVVSREIIKRVLEEQQAYGSSEANGKTIVTDFSSPNIAKPFSMGHLRSTVIGNALNQISRKKGYDVVGINHLGDWGTQFGKLMVAYNMWGKEEDVRAEPIKELLKLYVRFHEEAEENPALEDEGRAWFKKLEQGDEQATALWTWFREVSLVEFNRVYEMLGVSFDSLNGEAFYNDKMQHVIDLLEEKELLVESEGAMVVDLEAEGMPPALIKKKDGATLYATRDLAAAVYRLETYVFEQAFYVVGGEQALHFKQLFAVLKKLGFENVDGMHHVPFGLIMKDGKKMSTRKGRIVLLEEVLQDAINVAKQNIAEKNPNLANAEQTAREVGVGAVIFHDLKNERMNNIEFDLEQMLKFEGETGPYVQYTNARANSLLRKGEYDGSAFAGSADDYSWGVVSMLNQFSAVIDRAFTRREPSIISRYVLDLAQSFNKYYGQVRVLEDDAEKQSRLALVKSVTIVLTEGLRLLGVGAPEEM from the coding sequence ATGAGTTACAAGCAACAATATGCCCAAGTATTACATGATGTGATTGGTGATGCATTATCACAAGAAGAGATCGAACAGTTGATTGAACAACCAAAACATGAGGATCACGGCGATCTGGCATTCCCATGTTTCCAACTCGCAAAAGCATTCCGTAAAGCACCGATGATGATTGCAACGGAACTGGCTGAGAAAATCGATAATTCACTGTTCTCGAACGTGCAGGCAGCTGGACCGTACGTGAACGTCTTCTTAAACCGGGAAGTTGTTTCGCGTGAAATCATTAAACGTGTTTTAGAAGAACAACAAGCTTACGGATCAAGCGAAGCGAACGGCAAAACAATTGTGACTGACTTTTCATCACCGAACATCGCGAAGCCGTTCTCGATGGGACATTTACGTTCGACAGTCATCGGAAATGCGCTGAACCAGATTTCACGAAAAAAAGGATATGATGTCGTCGGCATCAATCACCTCGGAGACTGGGGAACACAGTTCGGGAAATTGATGGTCGCCTACAATATGTGGGGCAAGGAAGAAGACGTCCGGGCTGAACCGATCAAAGAATTGCTCAAACTGTACGTGCGTTTCCACGAAGAAGCGGAAGAAAATCCGGCTCTTGAAGATGAAGGTCGTGCTTGGTTCAAGAAACTTGAACAGGGTGACGAACAAGCAACAGCACTTTGGACGTGGTTCCGTGAAGTTTCGCTCGTCGAGTTCAACCGTGTCTATGAAATGCTTGGTGTCAGCTTCGACAGTTTGAACGGCGAAGCCTTCTATAATGATAAGATGCAGCATGTCATCGACTTATTGGAAGAAAAAGAGTTGCTCGTCGAGTCGGAAGGCGCAATGGTCGTCGACCTCGAAGCAGAAGGAATGCCTCCTGCCTTGATTAAGAAAAAAGACGGGGCGACATTGTATGCAACACGTGATTTGGCTGCTGCCGTCTATCGTCTTGAGACATACGTTTTCGAGCAGGCCTTTTACGTTGTCGGTGGTGAACAGGCCCTCCACTTTAAACAGCTGTTTGCTGTTCTGAAGAAACTTGGCTTTGAAAATGTCGACGGTATGCACCATGTCCCGTTTGGTCTGATTATGAAAGACGGGAAAAAGATGTCGACGCGTAAAGGACGGATTGTCCTTCTTGAAGAAGTGCTTCAAGATGCAATCAATGTCGCGAAACAAAATATCGCCGAGAAAAATCCGAACCTTGCCAATGCCGAACAGACGGCACGCGAAGTCGGTGTCGGTGCTGTCATTTTCCACGATTTAAAAAATGAGCGCATGAACAACATTGAATTTGATCTCGAACAAATGTTGAAATTTGAAGGGGAAACCGGTCCATACGTCCAATATACAAATGCACGGGCAAATTCATTGTTACGTAAAGGCGAATACGATGGATCAGCTTTTGCGGGTAGCGCAGATGACTATTCATGGGGTGTCGTGTCGATGCTGAACCAGTTCTCGGCAGTGATTGACCGGGCGTTTACACGTCGCGAACCATCGATCATCAGCCGTTATGTCCTCGATTTAGCTCAAAGTTTCAACAAATATTACGGACAGGTTCGTGTCCTCGAAGACGATGCGGAAAAACAATCTCGCCTCGCGCTCGTAAAATCGGTTACGATTGTATTGACGGAAGGATTACGCCTGCTTGGTGTCGGCGCTCCTGAAGAAATGTAA